A region from the Coffea eugenioides isolate CCC68of chromosome 9, Ceug_1.0, whole genome shotgun sequence genome encodes:
- the LOC113782942 gene encoding UDP-glucuronic acid decarboxylase 6-like, protein MAKEVSNGENHVTTKPPPEPSPLRNAKFFQANMRILVTGGAGFIGSHLVDRLMQNEKNEVIVVDNYFTGSKDNLKQWIGHPRFELIRHDVTEPLLVEVDQIYHLACPASPIFYKYNPVKTIKTNVIGTLNMLGLAKRVGARILLTSTSEVYGDPLVHPQTESYWGNVNPIGVRSCYDEGKRVAETLMFDYHRQHGIEIRIARIFNTYGPRMNIDDGRVVSNFIAQAIRDEPLTVQLPGTQTRSFCYVSDMVDGLIRLMEGEHTGPVNIGNPGEFTMIELAETVKELINPEVEIITVENTPDDPRQRKPDITKAKELLGWEPKVKLREGLPLMEDDFRKRLEISRKN, encoded by the exons ATGGCCAAGGAAGTTTCAAACGGAGAGAACCATGTGACCACAAAACCACCCCCGGAGCCCTCGCCTCTGAGAAATGCCAAATTTTTTCAG GCAAATATGAGAATTTTGGTAACTGGTGGCGCTGGATTCATAGGCTCTCACCTGGTTGACAGATTAATGCAGAATGAGAAAAACGAG GTGATTGTCGTGGATAACTACTTTACTGGGTCAAAAGACAACTTAAAGCAATGGATTGGACATCCAAGATTTGAGCTTATTCGTCATG ATGTAACAGAACCATTGTTAGTTGAGGTTGATCAAATATACCATCTTGCTTGTCCTGCATCCCCTATCTTTTACAAGTACAATCCTGTGAAG ACGATCAAGACTAATGTGATTGGGACGCTTAACATGCTGGGACTTGCTAAGCGTGTTGGGGCAAG GATTTTGCTGACATCAACTTCTGAGGTTTATGGAGATCCTCTAGTGCATCCTCAAACTGAGAGCTACTGGGGAAATGTTAACCCAATTG GAGTTAGGAGCTGTTATGACGAGGGGAAAAGGGTTGCTGAGACTTTAATGTTTGATTACCATAGACAGCATGGAATTG AGATACGGATTGCTAGGATCTTCAATACTTATGGACCTCGTATGAATATTGATGATGGTAGGGTGGTCAGCAATTTCATAGCTCAAGCAATTCG CGATGAACCGTTGACAGTCCAGTTGCCTGGTACACAAACGCGAAGTTTTTGTTACGTCTCTGACATG GTTGATGGTCTGATTCGTCTTATGGAGGGAGAGCACACTGGTCCTGTTAACATTGGCAATCCAG GTGAATTTACTATGATCGAACTTGCGGAGACTGTGAAGGAG CTTATCAATCCCGAAGTGGAGATCATCACTGTTGAAAACACCCCTGATGATCCTCGTCAGCGAAAACCAGACATCACAAAAGCCAAGGAGCTGTTAGGCTGGGAGCCAAAGGTCAAATTACGAGAAGGCCTTCCCCTCATGGAGGATGATTTCCGAAAGAGGCTTGAGATCTCCCGAAAGAATTGA
- the LOC113782943 gene encoding histone H4, with the protein MSGRGKGGKGLGKGGAKRHRKVLRDNIQGITKPAIRRLARRGGVKRISGLIYEETRGVLKIFLENVIRDAVTYTEHARRKTVTAMDVVYALKRQGRTLYGFGG; encoded by the coding sequence ATGTCAGGCCGTGGAAAGGGAGGCAAGGGATTGGGCAAGGGAGGAGCAAAGCGCCACCGTAAGGTGCTCCGAGATAACATTCAGGGCATCACGAAGCCGGCAATTCGGAGGCTGGCTAGAAGGGGTGGAGTGAAGAGAATCAGTGGGCTGATCTACGAGGAGACCAGAGGGGTTCTCAAGATCTTCTTGGAGAATGTGATTCGCGACGCCGTCACTTACACAGAGCACGCTAGGAGGAAGACCGTCACCGCCATGGATGTAGTTTACGCTTTGAAGAGGCAGGGCAGGACTCTCTATGGCTTCGGTGGTTGA
- the LOC113782981 gene encoding uncharacterized protein LOC113782981: MRKFDPWPVFFRREWNRCWPFLVGFAVTGTIITKLSLSLTEEDAKNSPFVQRHKKH, translated from the exons ATGAGGAAATTTGATCCGTGGCCGGTGTTTTTCAGGAGAGAATGGAATCGGTGCTGGCCTTTCCTCGTCGGCTTCGCTGTCACTGGCACCATCATCACTAAGTTGTCCCTCAGCCTCACCG AGGAGGACGCCAAGAACTCTCCGTTTGTGCAGAGGCACAAGAAACACTGA